The stretch of DNA CTGCGTGAGAGTCACACAAGTTGTTAGGCAGTAATGTACCTCATGAGTCACGAGTCTGATCCACACTGGATGATCAACTGCCTTCAATAAATGAAGATGAACTAGGTTTAGTTTCTTCCAAACAAATCTTGAAAAAGTATAATGAGTGAATCTCACAAATAATTGTTTGAGACATATTTTACCACAGaatcaaaagaaaaattaaataaatccctaaatattttttttttaaatcagctttCCGGGcttttttaaaatcattaaatattttttttaaatcagcataaactaAAAGGAAGCACAACAAATACTCCTGTGATGTGTATATATACTTTAGAATCAACATATTTTCTATACATTACGTTGTCTTATCACAAGGTTACTTAGAATGGGGGGAGGGGGCAATGTGATTAATTGCcataacatttttcaaatgttttatttaaaataaaaaatataaaaaaaaaaattgcagattTTCAAATGCGATTCAGTTCTTTCAAAGAAAACATTGCtcaactttatataaaaaaaataataataaaataaaaaaaatccctgaaAACCTACAGATCTGTAATGTTGTTAACAAAATTCCCTCGATACAGTGAGAACCATGCATATAATCTACATTTTGCTGATCTAATGGCGGAAGCTcctcattcaaaaaaaaaaaaaaaaaacattatatcccCACCACACAAACCAACCTGTAACAGACAATATGGAACGTATTTTTTACAAGAAGAATACATTTCTATAGTAACATATTTTATATACTATAATATTTGGTCTCCTAAACCATGTACAATACTAACTAATATACAgaacatattaataaaaatataatgtgtgtggaAAAAGTACTTTTGCATTGACCTTGTTTCAAGTATGACAATTTACAGTACTGTAAATGTACTACAATGTACAACTGTTCTTTTGTGTGAGAGGTGTGGCCTTAACATGAGGTTCACTCCTCTAATAACAACCATTTAAACTAAGAGTACAAGTTGGAGTTACAACCACACTTTAATGATGATTAAAAGCAAAATAATATCTGATGTGCAGCACAAGTTAAATGAAGAGACTGAACAAATGTGAACTAAATGGGTTATACCTCAATTCAGGGCTGCATTGTAAAGGTTTCTGATTCTGAACCATTTCTAGACATTTGAGACCATTGATGGAAGTTGAAATGGGAAAATACACAGCCATGTTTTGTACTGTATGAAAGAAATcaaacctcacacacacaaaaaaataaaaaatactgcttGCATGTGACTGTTCACTCAAACTAAAACAAAAGCTTGTTCTCATCAATATGATGACATTGAGATTGTTACATGTCCAgttctataaataaaaaaataatctaataaaCTAAGGAGCATACGACTACAGTATACCCACAGATTAAGTTTAGAGATAAACACCTGCATAGTAAGAGGACTGCAGTGAGGCATTGTGGGCTTGGAATCAGCAGCAGATTCAGCACTATTTGTCCCCTGTGGATGGATGCACACCTGCCTCTGGATTACCTGATGAAGAATAGGCACATGACAGATTGCATAGATAACTGGGTAGCTGACAAATGGACTGGGACTTGAAGCTTTTTTCCCCAACATCAAGATGATATGATATACATGTAAAAGTTATATGCTGTAATTAGTcaccttttattttaaatggatccccacttttaattaactttatttttcaaaaaaagaTTTCCATTTGTTCCTTAGGTGTCAAATGAttcttttttaaaagtaaaaaatattatatgtagCCTCTCAATTAAcaaggtcataaaagctgcatgaataattataaaataattagcaaaatgctgtatAAATTAGTTTTAGATGTAGTATAGCTACAATTGTAAAATTGGGGGCATATACAGCTACGGTTAGACTTCCATATGCTAGCATTCTCACAAATAAGTAAAGCTTTAAGTTATTTAATGCTTATTACTGctgaaaattctctctctctctctctctctctctctcttcttaacTAAAGAGCTTGAAAATGTCTTACTTGATGTTTAAAAACAAGAGTTTCTGTATTTCACAGTTCATGCAGAATCCAGTCACACAGCTGAACAATTTCCACATTTTACTTCAAATAATAAACTAAAAAACATTACTTGTTAAAAAACTAAAACGCAATTTGAATAACTGAATGTTTATAAACAAAACTTATCTTTAAGGGATCATGACATGAAGATTACAATTTTCCTTGACCTTTTAAAAAATTCAGGCCATTGtataataaaaacatactgtaagtttcagaattcaaaacttccttcttactgcaaaaagagcatttgttgaaaccaagctgccaaaacgaatCATTCTCcatttcctccacattgtgatgtcccACTGACATTTGCATCTGATCACCTCTACAAATTCACATCCTACTTTACCTCATTACTTCCATTGCcctgcccagtagtggtgagcagtgagatggcaaggagagagcaggtcagtcaagagtagagacaatcataacagtgagtatttactgtcaagtcttaaaagaccaatacaaaaaataatatgtataatgATATAAATGCTGGTGTTAATACTATTGGCTTTGAGGGCCACGAGCACATCAACAGCCTGCATTTGCAATGTATGTGTGTCAACAAAGCCGTGCCATTCACTCACGCGCTgcacatgcatacacatgcaaaacttattaaacacagccttttgtgattcacagagctatcacatgtGATATGGATTGATTTGAATTgtgctcgtcggaccgataccaaCCAGtctaaaaacatcagtatcggaaacAATCCAGGTATTGGCGCATCTCTAAAACGAACCTCAAAGaacatattaataaaataaataaaaaaggcatgtcgtGACCACTTTAAAATAGAGTTTTGCACTACCTTATAACTAGAGGTATTTGCTACAACACCCCACTGAAGACACTCATCTTTTGCTTTGGTATGAAAGATTACCTGATGCAGGTGTAGCTACTGCAGGGGGTGTGCGGGACTCGTCATCGTCGCTGAAGCAGATGACCTCACCCGCAGGAAAAGCTGAAGGGGCATTAGACTCTTTACCACCAATGTTCCGCAGTGCCAGAATACGATGATGCAAGGCTGCATACAACTGGGCAGCATCCTTAGAGCTGGACTGAGACAAGAGATGAGACCACATAAGACCAAAACGCAAATAATAACACAACACTTGAGTGAATCTGTTCACATTCTGAAATTATGAATCAGATCTGTGTCAGGCAAGTAGTTAACTGACAAATCTTACAGAAATTAGGAAGACTTTGATGCCCTGCTCCTCTTTGTCCATAGCTGATATTCTTAGACTCTTCTCACTGGCTTTATCCACCTGCATCTGAGACCAAATCTTTGTGTTGAGGATCACTCGAAGACTTCCCTGTGTCCTCATGACtggaacacacaaacaaaaaataacactCGGGTCAGTTCTCAGTAAACAGAAAGCcatgttcacaaaaaaaaaaaatcggattTTTTTTGGCTGACTCAAATCCGTTTAGGTTTCTGTAGTCTGAAtaggacaaaaacacaaaatccAATTTTACAGTACGATTAAAGGATGTGATCTTGAATTCCGTTTTTTCCCAGGGGGGTGTCAATTTCCTGTCCAGTGCATTCTCTATAAGCATTTTTCACCCCCCCCCAAAAAGTGTCATTCAACCTTTCTTCAGAACAACTTCACTCAAAGACTTCATAGCTGCTTCTTCTGATTCCTATGTTCCCAGGATCCTATGTTCCCCAAAATTATATGACACATAATGAACACATGACaaagggtcctatgttccccagatttatagggtttgggttagagTTAAggttaatatttatgaaatatctGAACGTGAAATAGTAGGGTTAATGTGTGTTTACAGAATATTGAACTGGGAAACTTAGGACCCAAGGAACATAGATAGGCTCCCATCAGGACTTCATTCAAGACAGGTTTATTTTAATTCATCGAGAAATAAAACAGTTGGATATAAAACAGGTTTGAACCGTTTCCCCAGTTGCTAACAGGTTCAAAATCGCTAGCTGCAATTCCAGCGTTACTGACGTGATATCTGCAGTGAAATTTATCTTCACATATCTAACCGTTCATCTGTATAATCATAAAACCCTGTAGATACGGTGCAGATATTTGAAAATGTTCAGTCTAGATATACCAAAAACCAGGACTGTCCTGTGTAATAAACAGAGACGTCTGGTCACCCAATCTataattcatttataaacaaaacatatgAACAATAACTTCATATTTCATTGTGCAAAACTGTAAAAGAACATTGTAAcgttattcaatggaaaggaggaggcgagaaccggcttttcaatataaataatagtttaatgataaacctaaaagaagacacaaacacacacatgacggacatgtccgttaacgatctctctctcccgcagatcccctgcagtcgacctttacccctcacggaggcataattagccgaatacgggacagggtgtgtaggatcacgacctggccccgccctccaccctgccacaaacatTAAGAAGCTCGTCAATGCTTTTAAAATTGAAGAACAGGTAAACGGcacctatttattgtttttctgaGTTGCAGTCTGCTTTGGCAATAATTTTTTTCccagactatttaaaaagttacagttaAATCATCAAGAAACAGTTTAAGTTACTGCGTGGACCACGAGACTACAGATGCCTATGTGTGGATACATTACGCCTAAAAAGATTTAATAggccaatattaataatattttaaaaaatatatatattttggcatgttgttttagtaaactgTTAGAGACgagatgtgggtgacttgacttaaGCTAACCACGATGAAACCACGATGCGTAGTACCGTCATGGCTGCACAAACGCAGCATGCGATTTTACAAGTTGTCAGGTCCCGTGCCGTGCGAAATTGCCTTGTAGTTTCTAGTACATTGGCTACATACCTGTGTTTGTGTTCGCcgtgccagccacctcggtaaTCTGTTATACAGCAGTTGCCATagtcaaccaatacgcttgaatgTTACTGAGTGTGCCgctctgcaggtgtgtttgctcaacacAGTGAAACAAAATATTGCTATATTGACGACATCAGGGGGGTGCTACAACTGCTTGCAGACAGtgtcaatttatttttgtaaataataaaagctttgttatttttatttcttcattttgttcattgcatcacaaatcaaatgccatggactctgAAAAAAATCCCATCAGGGATTAAAATGCATCAGAGTCTGTGACAAGTCCAtcaaaattggacttgtgactcggACTCAATCAATCCATCTCGAGTATCCCgtggttgtggaaaagatgttactgtgtttagGAAGGGGCAAATcagggcctgggtaactcagtggTAAATAAACTggctacaacccctggagttcactagttcaaatcccagggtgtgctccagccaggtctcccaagcaaccaaattggcccagttgctagggagggtagagtcatacggggtaacctcctcgtgatcgctataatgtggttcgctctcagtggggcgtgtggtgagttgtgcgtggatgtcatGGTGGATGGGATGGAGCCTCAACACATGCCAAGCTACgtaataagatgcgcgggttgacggtctcagacacagaggcagctGTGATTTGGGGATTTGAGGTGCGTCACTACACCACGAGGACTTGAACACATTGGGAATTCGATACTGGGAGAAAATCCCAAAaacgaataaaaaaaataaataaaaaaactccgactttacggagtggtttgactctcccatcatcaatacaagatctcagccaaaaatgtatgcaactctggattgaaataaatgttgtgacgttgcataaggttgtcgaaacaatgccactaAGAAACTAAAAGGTGGTCCCAACTAAATATTAgcgtatgcaactttttttggccAGGAAGTGTATTTCAATCCAAATCGCAAAGCTTGTCAAAATGATCCCTTCTCAAACGTTGGCTATATATTTATAACTTCTGCGCTCTGTTTGGGTAGTTTTGTGCGGATCAACAATAGCCGTGTTTGTCAAGAATAATTGTtaacactgtacaataaggttttacttattaatacattaaaatataatgaacaattaacaatattttacagcattttttttatttttgataactttggttaaatacaatttttaactgGAAGGTCATGTTAGTTCCTAGTGCATTAtctgttaacatatacaacatttgataaataaaattatgtatatgatgaaattaacatGCTCCAAGCACAAAAAAAGCAGGAAAATGTACAATCACATGCCTGCAAATTTTTGTTAAATGTGCCTCAGTCTGAACTGTCAGATcgtatttcatgtgtttttttctaCATCTGTGGTGCACACCGGATtgcttcatcagattttatgATAAGACATTTACTGCATTCCAAATGCCAAAAATGATGGCCATGCTGTATAGTTacaaacagaattttcaataaCAATTACTTAAAAGTGAGTTCAAAATGACCTCTTCGAAAGGGACGCAGTGGAAGGTACAGCCTTTGAGAGGAACAGAGCATAGGCATGATCACTTAACACTTGAGCATTTTGAGGGCTTCAACACAGGATGGGGGTTCCCTTCAAGCATCTCGTCATCCGACCATTTAAGCATGCTTCAATATGGGACATTTGGATGCCCGCTCAAATAAAGGTCAATAGGCGTCCCATATGCATCAATGCACCAACAAATATTGCATATGCCACCTCTCCCATTTCGTAAGCTGTCTGTgattaatgtgtttatattttaatacagCCCTCATGAAAAACATAATCAATGGCAAAACATTGCTAAACTCTAATGTATAGTGAACATACATAAGTTTGCATCATTACTATGACGACTAATGTGAATGTGCAAGCAAAAGCAACTGCAGTCTGAACagaaaataataatcagattaaaaaaaaaaaaaaatctaaatttacccttcagtgtgaacaaagcctgaGGATACACTTAAAGGCTtatgacatgcctttttattttaatatgttccttagggttcacttataatattagtatttttttatttatttaatatttttgtaaaacatgatcattttccaccctcattcagaAACAGCTCTTTTGGTGCCTCTTCTGCTTTAAGACCTGAGAGTAAACACCCActtttatgattggctctctgctcgcCATCTCACTGCTTACCACTACTGGGCCAGTGTTAATCTAATCGACAAAATCACTGACGAAAACGTTCGttgacaaaagtttttttttattttattacgaTAACACAGACGAGAAAAAGGCGCATCTTGATGataattaaatgattttattcaaatcatactgttgacaaaaatatgacaataaaaaaagATACTGAAAGATATTAACAGAGTAATATATAAACAGAAGTTAAAAACATCTTGAGAATCTGTATAAAGATGATAATAGATATGGAATCATTTAATCTATTACTCCAGTATGTGAGGTTAATCAATATATCCACTACATTTATGGAACAATTTACAACTGCAAAGTGAAGCAAATGAACAGTTGAACTTGAACGAAATGACGCGCTATTTATTATATATCTGCGTAATTTGCATTGCGTAACTTGCACGGTGAATACGCGGTTTCTATACGAAACATGCTACATGCAATGTAATACCCTTCCAACCATCATGTAGAGCTaaagccatacaaatagacaAGTTTACAcaaagaatgttttatttttctctacaTGATGATTCATGCTTCTGATGTCAGTTAAAGGTGAATGGCTCTTGAAAAAGATGATCCCTTTGATATGtcctcactgattcttgagataagatTTAAAACCAGTTTTGTCCcttagttataattttttttaatacaacatttatttgaaatggatatatttgtcaacaaaggtctcagctaacgaaccatgtaagggaacaggtttttataaaaatgcttttttcttaaaattgacatttattcactttacaACACATCTTACTGTGATTTGGTTCAACTCTGTCCGACATACTAAATAGcatactattttaatttaatccaTCCAACAAGAGTGTAAAGTCTTCATTATCTAATAATGGTCTTCAGGAAAGGAGTTAAgtgataaaaatacattctattaatattttatttttctgttttgacAAAATTGAATATTTTCCATCTAAACcatgtgttgtacactggaaccattttgttttttccccctcagtCGAAGCTGCCTCAAAAAATACTcaaatgtcaaaattattttacaattcttTACAGAAATGATGACAGTGGGATGACGAAGTTGACATGTAGAAGCTGTAACCACATAGACTTcaacattgtttgtttaaaatatgaaaaaacacAATACTTAgatcgggggcctgggtagctcagcgagtattgacactgactaccacacctggagtcgtgagttcgaatccagtgcgtgctgagtgactccacccaggtctcctaagcaaccaaattggcacggttgctagggagggtagagtcacatggggtaatcttttcatggtcaccataatgtggttctcgctttcggtggggcacatggAGAATAGCAGGAAGCCTCCACAAGTGCAATGCTAATCCACATGGATTGAGGGGAGTCATTACGCCGACACGAGGACGcgtttggaattgggcattcccaaaaaaaataaaactttttatggaaaatataatttaaaagttttctttGTATTGTTTCATATCTTGCAGATCCATACCTTTCATTTCATATTCATAAATGtgatgcatttttaaacattttgtttggcagtttaacattgtgacctcttgctgaggacaggttgTTACATTTGCTTCCAAGTATACAGCATGcatttaaaacaattcaaattaaattatttaaaaatataagtaataaatGCCCAAGTGTACACATTTCCTTAAGATTTAAATGTTACAATatttatatcattatatttttcctttttaacaTAAGAGGACTTTTGTATGTAGGACATGTTTTGTCCCCTTTCTCAAGATCagtgaaatatgtcaacacaaaaaaagaaaactctcaagtaattgtatggggtctttaaacacatatttgaAAAGCTTATGTTTTACATAGTGATAAACAAAATGCTTTgtgaatatttgtaaaataaaggtTTTATGTGATGATAGACTTAAATTAATTTGTCAGGCTGACCAACCGGTCGATATGGAGCTATTTTGAGATTAACAGCATTGTCTGATAGGTTTTAGATTAACAGAATTGTCTGATAACATGCACAATTAACAGGAGTATTAGCTCCCCCTTGTGACGTTTACAAACAGCTTTGTCAGTGGATGATAATCGgttttcagtttgtttgtttgtttttttgtgaacgTTCagtaattgtttaaaataaggtGTACACATTTAATTTCAGCAAGAATCTGTCTACATTATTTATCATAAAATATCCTGTATATTGGTCATTCGCCAACCAAATTCTAAAATGACAGAATAATACTATAATATTAACAGCCAATGGAAAACCCAAATGGGTCAATCAATGGTTCATTTTGCTAAAATATGTTAAATTACAACTTCACGAAGACATGAAAACAACAGCTACGAGTGACTGTTAGCAGGCATAGATAACCCAGGCCTGTTACAGATTAGCATTACATTACCCAGTCTGGACTGTAAGGTGCCGTATTCAGCAGATGCCATATCATTGAGCCGTAGCACTCCACATCCTCTCTCCACCCAAGACTGAGACACCATCTCAAACACAAACAACTTGCATTGCATCTGaaaacacacaccacaccaccGCATCATCTTCTCATGTGTCTTTATCATGCTCATGTGTATTGATTTGTTCTGAGGGTTGCTCTTACCTGTAGCACATTGCTCTCAGACTCCTCTCCTGTCTTGACCTCAACTCGCTCTAATAAACACTTCTGAGTTTTGTGTGCTTCATGCCGTGCTGCAGACTCTTCAAGAGACTCTTTTGTGTTGTCACCTACAGCGCATTAGAGAATATTTTGGAAAAAGCAGCACAAACTTTAAATTACAGtataccttaaagggatagataaacacagtatgtgtgtgtagttgtaagtgtgtgtatgaacATGtctgaggactttgtgtgtgtgcaaacacacatccacatatgtgctcatctaaaggattggaaTGCTCCTGAAAACTTAATATTTCTACATTTTGTAGACTAATCACTTATTTTCCAATGGGCAGccatttttgacagggaacacaattatcacaaaagtaaaaaaacaatttgatttaGCCCACAGTGAAATGTCACTGGTCTAGAATCTCAAGCCACACAACtaaatattaaacatgaaatatCTTCGGGATGGCtgtatttttgttgatttttgttgCATCACTTGAAGTGAGGactgaaaaaatgtattgtgtgctGAAAACTTGTGACTTCACACCTCAATCTCAGGTTTGTTTCTGTGGTCTGAAATACGTACTCTTCTCTAGGCTGTGATCTTGCGAGGAGGAAAGCTGGCTGAAGAGCCCAATCTCTGGCTGTGGCTCGCTGCTGCCCCCTCTCGGATCAGAGCTGCATTTCGGCAGAGCCTGTGGCCATGAGATAAGGGTGTGACTGAGTAATGGGCTCTGGAACTGTGATCTATGATTTGCTTGAGCAAGCCAAATTCTGTCAAACATTTCAAGGTTTACTAAGGAATTTATTGCTTTACCAAAACACGTTCCAACATGTTCTGTCCAAAAACAAACTTCGCACAGTTGGCACTGCTGTTGTCAGCTTTCTGTTCACTACAAGAAAGAATATCGGTGCCAAGATCTGTTACAGGTTTATGCTGGAGGCGACCTGTAAAAATTCTTTAAACAAGCATAAACATTTAAACCGCAGTACCTGAAATTGATGTACTGTAAAAAGTAATTTGCTTCCACTGAAGTTTCTGAAGGACAATCTGTATTTTCCCTCTCAGATGAGTCACAACTTTTACCCACCTGTAGAATAAAGAATGGAAATCTAACTTAAAATAGGAAAACAACCACAGTCCATTCTTTACATTTAAGATAATTAAAGAGATCtgcaataata from Xyrauchen texanus isolate HMW12.3.18 chromosome 39, RBS_HiC_50CHRs, whole genome shotgun sequence encodes:
- the LOC127633075 gene encoding ran-binding protein 3-like isoform X1, giving the protein MEDKNEKPAVAPPVFVFQKDTAQKRSAEGSSTEDGEDSDKEDGSYCPASKRGRTSPFTQSPPAQSVSKNNVFMPSSSCQSPTSNSDSDAEPEERMVGFCLKPPTLIHGQAPSAGVPNPKPKEAQRSILRPPVLQAPPARTLPRSDTSNRSSNGLTNSLEAEGESISVVSNAGTEDNNMSLVGKSCDSSERENTDCPSETSVEANYFLQYINFSEQKADNSSANCAKFVFGQNMLERVLALPKCSSDPRGGSSEPQPEIGLFSQLSSSQDHSLEKSDNTKESLEESAARHEAHKTQKCLLERVEVKTGEESESNVLQMQCKLFVFEMVSQSWVERGCGVLRLNDMASAEYGTLQSRLVMRTQGSLRVILNTKIWSQMQVDKASEKSLRISAMDKEEQGIKVFLISSSSKDAAQLYAALHHRILALRNIGGKESNAPSAFPAGEVICFSDDDESRTPPAVATPASVFVHIATYWAGRRIYGKKGLILSRCGEDRTKGEENKSPEKRVEIEEDDSTILGSSC
- the LOC127633075 gene encoding ran-binding protein 3-like isoform X3, which encodes MEDKNEKPAVAPPVFVFQKDTAQKRSAEGSSTEDGEDSDKEDGSYCPASKRGRTSPFTQSPPAQSVSKNNVFMPSSSCQSPTSNSDSDAEPEERMVGFCLKPPTLIHGQAPSAGVPNPKPKEAQRSILRPPVLQAPPARTLPRSDTSNRSSNGLTNSLEAEGESISVVSNAGTEDNNMSLVGKSCDSSERENTDCPSETSVEANYFLQYINFSEQKADNSSANCAKFVFGQNMLERVLALPKCSSDPRGGSSEPQPEIGLFSQLSSSQDHSLEKSDNTKESLEESAARHEAHKTQKCLLERVEVKTGEESESNVLQMQCKLFVFEMVSQSWVERGCGVLRLNDMASAEYGTLQSRLVMRTQGSLRVILNTKIWSQMQVDKASEKSLRISAMDKEEQGIKVFLISL
- the LOC127633075 gene encoding ran-binding protein 3-like isoform X2; the encoded protein is MEDKNEKPAVAPPVFVFQKDTAQKRSAEGSSTEDGEDSDKEDGSYCPASKRGRTSPFTQSPPAQSVSKNNVFMPSSSCQSPTSNSDSDAEPEERMVGFCLKPPTLIHGQAPSAGVPNPKPKEAQRSILRPPVLQAPPARTLPRSDTSNRSSNGLTNSLEAEGESISVVSNAGTEDNNMSLVGKSCDSSERENTDCPSETSVEANYFLQYINFSEQKADNSSANCAKFVFGQNMLERVLALPKCSSDPRGGSSEPQPEIGLFSQLSSSQDHSLEKSDNTKESLEESAARHEAHKTQKCLLERVEVKTGEESESNVLQMQCKLFVFEMVSQSWVERGCGVLRLNDMASAEYGTLQSRLVMRTQGSLRVILNTKIWSQMQVDKASEKSLRISAMDKEEQGIKVFLISSSSKDAAQLYAALHHRILALRNIGGKESNAPSAFPAGEVICFSDDDESRTPPAVATPASGNPEAGVHPSTGDK